ATGCTGTTAATTGGATACTTATCGGGCAGAGGTGAGAAGAACCTTCATCACAGTCTTTCAGGGTACTATCTTGCCGGAAGGAATCTCGGTTTTATCGCACTCTTTTTCACCTTATATGCGACGCAATATAGCGGGAATACCATTGTCGGATATGCCCCAACAGCATATAGGACAGGTTTCTCGTGGATTCAGTCCATTTCATTTATGACAATCATTATCGGAATCTATTTACTGTTTGCACCAAGATTATATGTCATTGCAAAGAAAAGAAACTTTGTTACACCTACTGACTGGATCGATCACCGCTTCAAATCGAAAGCAGTCACATTGCTTAGTATTTTTCTTATGCTTTGGGGGCTTGGAAACTATCTTTTAGAACAGCTTGTAGCAATCGGCCAGGCTGTATCAGGGATGACAGGCGGAACAATCCCATACCAAATAGCTGTTATCGTCTTTGTAGCTGTTATGCTTGCCTATGAGTGGATGGGCGGAATGAAGGCAGTTGCTTTTACGGATGTTATGCAGGGTATTGTTCTTATGATCGGAATCATTGTCTTCCTCATCGGCGGCTTGTATCTCGTCGGAGGCAATTTTTCTGATGTTACAAGGTATGTAGCAGATCTGGAGCCTGCAAAAACGGCAGTCCCTCCAATGGAAGTGAATATCAACTGGCTGAGTATGCTCCTGCTTGTTGGACTGGGAGCAAGTATTTATCCGCATGCTGTTCAAAGAATATATTCTGCGCAAAGCGAGAAAACCCTGAAGAAATCATTTGCCCGCATGGCATGGATGCCGCCAATTACAACTGGGCTTGTATTTATGGTAGGCATTATTGGAATTATGCTTTTTCCTGGACTGGATAAGACTGGGTCTGAACAGCTCGTAGGACTGATGGCCAATGAGATCGCTGCCATTAATCCATTTTATTACTGGATTATGATCATCTTCTTTGGCGGGATTGTTGCTGCCATTATTTCTACAGCCGACTCAGTTTTGCTCAGCTTTTCATCCATGCTCTCAAATGACGTATATGGAAAATTCATCAATCCTAAAGCAACTGAACATAAGAAGGTCATGGTCGGAAAAGTGTGCGGAATCATTGCCATCATCTTTCTTCTGTGGATTGCCTGGAATCCACCGGGAACGCTATATGAAATTTTCGTCCTAAAATTCGAATTGCTTGTTCAGGTTTTCCCGGCTTTTGTACTGGGCTTATATTGGCAGCGTTTATCAGGAAAGGCTGTCTTCTGGGGGATGCTGGCAGGCGCTATATTAGCAGGATTGCTTACTCTTACAGGCTATAAAACCATCTATGGAATTCACGGCGGCGTCATTGGATTAGGATTGAACTTCTTTATCTGTATTGCAGGTTCTCTATTAGGTCCTGCTGTTTCAAAGAGCAAAGTTCTGGAGGAAGATTTGTCTGCACTCAATTTAAAGGCATAAAAGCCAAAAAAGAGATGATAAATTATGAGTAATTCACTGGCAGAAAAGCAATTTGCCAGCAATGAAAATCCATGGAAAATGCTATTATTTCTTCTGCTGGCACAGCTGATGGTAGCATTTGTTGGCAGAAGCATTGGACCCTTGGGAGTTTTAATCGGGGAGGATCTTTCCCTGACCAAGTCGCAAATCGGCATGCTCCCGGCGGCTCTCTTTTGGGCCAGGCGATCATTTCAGTTCCAGCCGGCTTTCTGACTGACCTTGCAGGATCCCGTAAATTATTGGTCCTGGCGTCGGCCTTAATGGGGTTAGGCTTTCTGTTCATGACATTGCTTCATGATTTCTGGCTTGTCCTGTTATTAATTGTTATCGGCGGAATTGGGTATGGATCCATGCACCCGATCACAAATAGAGGCATCATTTATTGGTTCCCGCTCAAACAGCGGGGCACAGCAATGGGAATAAAACAAACTGGCATCACAGCAGGATCAGCTCTGGCCAGTTTGATACTGCTTCCGCTTAGTGTAACTTTTGGCTGGAGATTTGTACTTCTTACGGCTTGCCTTCTATTATTGGCGGGCGGCTTCGTCTCCTATCATTTTTACCGGGATCCGCCTGAATTGGAGCAAGCGAAAGGCAGCAGCATGAGTTTGCTCCAATTTTACAAATCAATGTTTAAAATGTTTAAAAATAAAGCTTTGATGCTGATAAGCTTTAGTGCTCTCGGTTTGAATGGCACACAAATGTGCTTAAATACGTATATTGTTTTATTTGCCTATGAACAGCTGAATATTTCCATCTTTTTATCAGGTATTCTCCTGGTTATATCTGAAATATCCGGAACTATTGGCAGGGTTGCCTGGGGAATCATTAGCGACAGGCTATTTGAAGGAAAGCGTGTTGTGATCCTAATGATCATTACCATAATGACCGCTTTGGCCAGTACGTCAGCTGCGGTCATTACTTCAGCCCCTTTTTGGGTAATGGCTCCCATTACAGCTCTCTTTGGATTTGCAGCTTCAGGCTTCAATGGAATCTGGATGAATCTTGCAAGTGAATTGGTGCCGAAAGAACAAGCTGGCATCTCAAGCGGGATCAGTATCACTCTAGGGTCAGCCGGGGCCATTATCATTCCGCCATTATTTGGTTTAATCGTGGATCAGACGGGGCAATTTTCTTCCGGGTGGTTTTTAATCACAGGTATGATGTTTATAGTTTTTACTTTACTGACAACATTAATGATTATGAATAAAAAGAATAACTTTGTTATTTAAAAATGGAAGGAGTGATCCGAATGGAATTTAATCCCTCGGAACTTGGAGAAAAAGAAGTGTACAAATTATTAACCGGATCTGTCGTCCCAAGGCCGATTGCCTGGGTTTCCACAGTATCTGAGGATGGCAGCCAGAATCTCGCACCTTTCAGTTTTTTCAGTGTTGCTTCAAGAAATCCTCCTATGCTCTGTTTTTCTATTGGTCCCGGGGTTGGCGAGAGGGAAGGTACAGAAAAAGATACATTGGTCAATATCCGGGCGACAAAAGAGTTTGTCATCAATGTAGTTCCCGCGCCATTAGGAAACCAAATGCAAAAAAGTGCAGAGAATCTCCCGAGTAATGCTGATGAGTTTGAAACAGCAGGGCTTTCCGCTGCTGAAAGTCATTTAGTCGCCCCTAAGAGGGTAAAAGAAGCACCAATCCATATGGAATGCAAACTCGAACAAATTATTAAGCTGGGAAGCGATCACCTTATTATTGGGAGAATGGTACATTATCATATTGACGATGATTACTACCTCGGTAATTATAAAGTGAATTTAGAAAAACTGCAGCCTCTTGGAAGGCTGGCAGGAAACTATAGTGAAAGCAGTGAATTCTTCAAGCTGCCGAGATAAATTTTCAAAAGCCGGACCTTATGGCCGGCATTTTTTTTGCAATGGGAGTATACCTATTTATGTATTTCCTCCAGCCAAGATGATAATATAACCTTAAAACATAGCCCCATCTGGAGGTATTCCATGGAAAACTACGCGGATCTCATTCAAAAACAAAGAAATTTCTTCACCCAGGGTAAAACAAAGGATGTCACATTCCGAATGGAAGCGCTCGGCAAGCTTCGTTCGGTCATTAAGCAGCATGAGCAGGAATTGATGGATGCGTTAAAGGCGGATCTCAATAAAAGTGAGTTCGATGCGTACTTGACTGAGATTGGAATCCTCCTGGAGGAAATCCGTTTTACCTTGAAACATTTAAAAAAATGGGCCAAACCCAGAAAAGTGAAGTCATCGATTGCACAATTCGGTTCGAAAAGCTGCATATATCCTGAACCATATGGAGTTGCGCTAATCATAGC
This window of the Cytobacillus pseudoceanisediminis genome carries:
- a CDS encoding sodium:solute symporter family protein; the encoded protein is MNDLAFAGTDGIIILSAFAIIMLLIGYLSGRGEKNLHHSLSGYYLAGRNLGFIALFFTLYATQYSGNTIVGYAPTAYRTGFSWIQSISFMTIIIGIYLLFAPRLYVIAKKRNFVTPTDWIDHRFKSKAVTLLSIFLMLWGLGNYLLEQLVAIGQAVSGMTGGTIPYQIAVIVFVAVMLAYEWMGGMKAVAFTDVMQGIVLMIGIIVFLIGGLYLVGGNFSDVTRYVADLEPAKTAVPPMEVNINWLSMLLLVGLGASIYPHAVQRIYSAQSEKTLKKSFARMAWMPPITTGLVFMVGIIGIMLFPGLDKTGSEQLVGLMANEIAAINPFYYWIMIIFFGGIVAAIISTADSVLLSFSSMLSNDVYGKFINPKATEHKKVMVGKVCGIIAIIFLLWIAWNPPGTLYEIFVLKFELLVQVFPAFVLGLYWQRLSGKAVFWGMLAGAILAGLLTLTGYKTIYGIHGGVIGLGLNFFICIAGSLLGPAVSKSKVLEEDLSALNLKA
- a CDS encoding flavin reductase family protein — encoded protein: MEFNPSELGEKEVYKLLTGSVVPRPIAWVSTVSEDGSQNLAPFSFFSVASRNPPMLCFSIGPGVGEREGTEKDTLVNIRATKEFVINVVPAPLGNQMQKSAENLPSNADEFETAGLSAAESHLVAPKRVKEAPIHMECKLEQIIKLGSDHLIIGRMVHYHIDDDYYLGNYKVNLEKLQPLGRLAGNYSESSEFFKLPR
- a CDS encoding MFS transporter, which encodes MGQAIISVPAGFLTDLAGSRKLLVLASALMGLGFLFMTLLHDFWLVLLLIVIGGIGYGSMHPITNRGIIYWFPLKQRGTAMGIKQTGITAGSALASLILLPLSVTFGWRFVLLTACLLLLAGGFVSYHFYRDPPELEQAKGSSMSLLQFYKSMFKMFKNKALMLISFSALGLNGTQMCLNTYIVLFAYEQLNISIFLSGILLVISEISGTIGRVAWGIISDRLFEGKRVVILMIITIMTALASTSAAVITSAPFWVMAPITALFGFAASGFNGIWMNLASELVPKEQAGISSGISITLGSAGAIIIPPLFGLIVDQTGQFSSGWFLITGMMFIVFTLLTTLMIMNKKNNFVI